A window from Pseudobutyrivibrio ruminis HUN009 encodes these proteins:
- a CDS encoding ArsR/SmtB family transcription factor gives MVKHAECCEEQCVHKELVANVLDDLPDEDVLYDLAELFKVFGDSTRVRILIALFEAELCVCDISEALGMTQSAVSHQLQILRTNKLVKSRREGKQIYYSLADEHVVTIMAQGLNHILE, from the coding sequence ATGGTTAAACATGCAGAATGCTGTGAAGAGCAGTGTGTACATAAAGAATTGGTAGCAAATGTACTTGACGATTTGCCTGATGAGGATGTCTTATACGATTTGGCAGAGCTTTTCAAGGTTTTTGGTGATAGTACCAGGGTACGAATCCTGATTGCTTTATTCGAGGCAGAGCTTTGCGTATGTGATATATCAGAAGCTCTTGGCATGACACAATCAGCTGTATCACATCAGCTGCAGATTCTTCGTACCAATAAGCTTGTAAAGAGCCGTCGCGAGGGCAAGCAGATTTATTATAGTTTGGCAGATGAGCATGTGGTTACCATTATGGCACAAGGCCTGAATCACATCTTAGAATAA
- a CDS encoding DUF3793 family protein, with product MCEEVFEMICAMDRRCVELQVVLQCAPTLAGLKTSNLLIVPKDQEDKVRFVLRHSGLLGYRLVYDRHRVIFLVFNRDKLISYLAKPEVKEFLSSYGYRTDAFGYLLRNFQNRYDSYVHKRDDFPHEMGVFLGYPLCDVVGFIQNGGDGFVLSGYWKVYKNATEAQKLFEKFDIVKDDMVRMVFKGYSLKDIVNTYAKPVISLAV from the coding sequence ATGTGCGAAGAAGTATTTGAAATGATATGTGCCATGGACAGGCGATGTGTAGAGTTGCAAGTTGTATTGCAGTGTGCTCCCACATTAGCTGGCCTTAAAACTTCAAATCTTCTTATAGTTCCGAAAGATCAGGAAGATAAGGTTAGATTTGTTCTTAGGCATTCAGGCTTGTTGGGGTATCGCCTCGTGTACGATAGACATCGAGTTATCTTTTTGGTTTTTAATAGGGATAAGCTCATAAGCTACCTTGCAAAGCCAGAGGTAAAGGAATTTCTTTCCTCTTATGGATATCGTACAGATGCCTTTGGGTATTTACTTCGAAATTTCCAGAATCGATACGATTCTTATGTTCATAAAAGGGATGATTTCCCTCATGAGATGGGAGTGTTCCTCGGATATCCGCTTTGTGATGTAGTAGGCTTCATTCAAAACGGAGGAGACGGATTTGTGCTGTCGGGGTATTGGAAGGTTTACAAAAATGCGACTGAGGCACAGAAGTTATTTGAAAAATTTGACATTGTAAAAGATGATATGGTTCGCATGGTATTTAAAGGATATTCATTGAAAGATATCGTAAATACGTATGCAAAGCCTGTCATATCCTTGGCAGTTTAA
- a CDS encoding GDSL-type esterase/lipase family protein yields MEIIKGFLQRKMVILLAAVVLVFFVLFNSGFFGGKDERIRVSCVGDSLTYGSGVLKTRETDAYPAQLQIKMGTDHLVSNFGLRNATASASGDLPYVESEEYQQSLKSKPDIVVLMLGTNDTKTYNWNASDYEAGLKELVESYQQLDTKPTVYLMRSPYCYSLDGSDVAEYDIQPAVVADELGGIVEKVASETGVEVIDLYQLTEGQDELYTDGIHFNANGYELIADEVYSNLK; encoded by the coding sequence GAAATAATAAAAGGATTCTTACAGAGGAAAATGGTTATATTACTGGCGGCGGTTGTACTGGTGTTTTTTGTGCTTTTTAATTCGGGCTTCTTTGGGGGCAAGGATGAGAGGATTAGGGTTTCCTGCGTGGGCGATAGTCTTACCTATGGAAGTGGAGTGCTAAAGACCAGGGAGACGGATGCGTATCCAGCACAGCTGCAGATAAAGATGGGGACAGATCATCTTGTTTCAAATTTTGGATTGCGCAATGCTACGGCATCTGCATCTGGGGATTTGCCATATGTGGAGTCGGAGGAGTATCAGCAGTCTCTGAAGTCTAAGCCTGATATCGTTGTGCTTATGCTTGGAACAAATGATACAAAGACTTATAACTGGAATGCATCAGACTATGAGGCTGGCTTGAAGGAGCTTGTGGAGTCATATCAGCAGCTTGATACTAAGCCTACAGTGTACTTGATGCGTAGCCCTTATTGCTATTCATTGGATGGAAGTGATGTGGCTGAGTATGATATTCAGCCTGCAGTTGTAGCTGACGAGCTGGGAGGAATCGTTGAAAAGGTTGCATCGGAGACTGGGGTAGAAGTGATTGATTTGTATCAGCTTACTGAGGGCCAGGATGAGCTTTATACTGATGGAATTCACTTTAATGCAAATGGATATGAGCTTATAGCTGATGAGGTGTATTCTAATTTAAAATAA
- a CDS encoding heavy metal translocating P-type ATPase: protein MNKKQKKVLIRIIAAALMMAILLLLPLEEGSWIRFVLFLIPYFTIGYDILKKAFKGIKNKQVFDENFLMAVATIGAMALGEYTEGVAVMLFYQVGELFQSYAVGKSRRNISQLMDIRPDFANIMVDGQLTQVDPDEVEIGSEIIVQPGEKIPIDGVVIDGTATLDTAALTGESVPRSAKPGDEVISGCINMSGVLTIRTTKEFGESTASKILDLVENASSKKSKPENFISRFARVYTPAVCYSAVALAVLPPVISLIIGAEPNWGQWIYRALTFLVISCPCALVISIPLTFFAGIGGASKEGVLVKGSNYLDMLSKAKIAVMDKTGTLTEGVFKVTKIVPNDISEDELLMYAAMAEVYSNHPISRSLKEAYSKPIDTNDVTDVEEISGHGIRATVLGKTVNAGNEKLMASVDTAFNQASEPGTVIYIAIDGQYKGYILISDEIKATSKAAIENMKRVGIRQTVMLTGDSKSVADIVAKDLGLDSVCSELLPGDKVQKVEELLASKSEKEQLIFVGDGINDAPVLSRADIGIAMGALGSDAAIEAADVVLMDDDPMKISKAIGIAKKCMRIVYENIYFAIGIKVLCLILGALGIANMWYAIFADVGVMVIAVLNAIRALRVKNI, encoded by the coding sequence ATGAACAAAAAGCAGAAGAAGGTACTAATCAGAATAATTGCAGCGGCTTTGATGATGGCTATCCTGTTGTTGCTTCCTTTGGAAGAGGGCAGCTGGATCCGCTTTGTGCTGTTTTTGATTCCATATTTTACTATTGGTTACGATATTTTAAAGAAGGCATTTAAGGGAATTAAAAATAAGCAGGTCTTTGATGAGAATTTCCTTATGGCTGTTGCCACTATTGGCGCCATGGCACTTGGGGAATACACCGAAGGCGTAGCGGTTATGCTATTCTATCAGGTTGGTGAATTATTCCAGTCATATGCTGTTGGAAAGAGCAGAAGAAACATTTCACAGCTGATGGATATTAGGCCTGATTTTGCAAATATAATGGTGGATGGTCAGCTTACACAGGTTGATCCAGACGAAGTAGAAATCGGAAGTGAAATCATCGTTCAGCCTGGTGAAAAGATACCTATCGATGGCGTGGTTATTGACGGTACAGCTACTCTTGATACTGCGGCACTCACCGGTGAAAGCGTGCCTAGAAGCGCAAAGCCTGGGGATGAAGTTATTTCCGGTTGTATCAATATGTCAGGTGTTCTCACTATCCGCACTACAAAGGAGTTCGGCGAATCTACAGCTTCAAAGATTCTCGATTTGGTGGAGAATGCATCTTCCAAGAAATCAAAGCCAGAGAACTTTATTTCCAGATTTGCCAGAGTGTACACACCAGCTGTTTGTTATTCAGCGGTAGCACTTGCAGTACTTCCACCAGTTATTTCTCTTATCATTGGTGCGGAGCCTAACTGGGGACAGTGGATTTATAGAGCCCTTACATTCCTTGTTATCAGTTGCCCATGTGCACTTGTTATCAGTATTCCACTTACATTCTTTGCAGGAATCGGTGGTGCCAGCAAGGAAGGTGTTCTAGTAAAAGGGTCAAACTATCTTGATATGCTTTCAAAGGCAAAAATCGCTGTTATGGACAAAACAGGTACACTTACTGAGGGCGTATTCAAGGTTACAAAGATTGTTCCAAATGATATATCAGAGGATGAGCTTTTGATGTATGCTGCTATGGCTGAGGTATACTCAAATCATCCAATTTCACGCAGCTTAAAAGAGGCTTACAGCAAGCCTATCGATACAAACGACGTTACTGATGTGGAGGAAATCTCTGGACATGGAATCAGAGCTACAGTTCTTGGAAAGACTGTAAATGCAGGAAATGAGAAGCTTATGGCTTCTGTTGACACAGCTTTCAACCAGGCTAGCGAGCCAGGTACAGTTATTTACATAGCCATTGATGGCCAGTATAAAGGCTACATCCTTATATCTGATGAGATAAAAGCTACATCAAAGGCGGCTATCGAAAACATGAAGCGAGTTGGCATTAGACAGACAGTCATGCTTACTGGAGATAGCAAGAGTGTAGCAGATATTGTTGCAAAGGATTTAGGTCTTGATAGTGTTTGCTCTGAATTATTACCTGGGGATAAGGTTCAGAAGGTGGAGGAGCTTTTGGCTTCCAAATCTGAGAAGGAGCAGTTGATTTTTGTTGGTGATGGAATCAATGATGCACCTGTCCTTTCAAGAGCAGATATCGGTATTGCCATGGGTGCTCTTGGTAGTGATGCAGCTATTGAAGCCGCAGATGTTGTTCTTATGGACGACGATCCAATGAAGATTTCAAAGGCAATTGGAATTGCTAAAAAATGTATGCGTATAGTATATGAAAATATTTACTTTGCCATCGGAATTAAGGTATTATGCTTGATACTTGGTGCGCTTGGTATTGCAAATATGTGGTATGCTATTTTTGCAGACGTTGGTGTTATGGTTATTGCAGTTCTCAACGCAATCCGCGCATTACGTGTGAAGAACATTTAG
- a CDS encoding flavodoxin — MSKVNVVFWSQSGNTESMANAVGAGVTAAGGEANVVYVGDASIDELKNAKAFALGCPAMGAEVLEESEMEPFVTDLEGFVSGKTIGLFGSYGWGDGQWMRDWVDRMTAAGATVVNGEGVICQDAPDGAAEAACQELGKALAAV, encoded by the coding sequence ATGAGTAAGGTTAATGTTGTATTTTGGTCACAGTCTGGTAATACAGAGAGTATGGCAAACGCTGTAGGTGCTGGTGTTACAGCAGCAGGCGGTGAAGCTAACGTAGTATATGTTGGTGATGCTTCTATAGATGAGCTTAAGAACGCAAAGGCATTTGCACTTGGATGTCCAGCTATGGGCGCTGAGGTTCTTGAGGAAAGTGAGATGGAGCCATTTGTTACAGATTTAGAGGGCTTCGTTTCCGGTAAGACAATCGGTCTTTTCGGCTCATACGGCTGGGGAGATGGTCAGTGGATGCGCGACTGGGTTGATCGCATGACAGCAGCAGGCGCAACAGTAGTAAACGGCGAAGGCGTTATTTGCCAGGACGCTCCAGACGGAGCAGCAGAAGCTGCATGCCAGGAGCTTGGTAAAGCTTTAGCAGCAGTTTAA
- a CDS encoding cation transporter: MKKTYKIDVDCANCANKMEQAAKETAGVADATVNFMALKMNVEFEEGADVKAVMAEVLKNCKKVEDDCEIFL; this comes from the coding sequence ATGAAGAAAACTTACAAAATCGACGTAGATTGTGCAAACTGTGCAAACAAGATGGAGCAGGCTGCTAAGGAGACAGCAGGCGTTGCTGATGCTACAGTTAATTTTATGGCACTTAAGATGAACGTTGAGTTCGAAGAAGGCGCAGATGTTAAGGCTGTTATGGCAGAAGTTCTTAAGAACTGCAAGAAGGTAGAGGACGATTGCGAGATATTTTTATAG